AGCGTTGATGGAACCGTCATGGTTCAGTGTGTCGATGATCAGAGCGATGTATTTACTCATATCGCAGTTAATATAGTAAGGACGGCTCAAAAGTTCAGGTGTCTGATATACCAGGTTGGTGGTCAGGATACCGGTGATGATGCCTTTTTCATAAGCTTCGTCAAACTTCTTCATTCCGTTGGTGAACAGTCCGAATGTAGCGGCTGCGAAGATACGTTTTGCTTTTCTCTTTTTCAGTTCTGTAGCTACTTCAATGATACTTTCTCCGGAAGAGATCATATCATCGATGATGATTACATCTTTGCCTTCTACAGAAGATCCCAGGAATTCGTGGGCTACGATCGGGTTGCGTCCGTTGACAACCTTTGTGTAGTCTCGACGTTTGTAGAACATACCCATATCCAGTCCAAGGACGTTTGCAAGGTATACAGCACGATTGGTGCCGCCTTCGTCCGGGCTGATTGCCATCATATGATCGGCATCGATTTTCAGGTCGTCATATTTTCTTAAAAGGCCTTTGATAAACTGATAAGTGGATGGGACAGTCTCAAATCCACTAAGCGGGATTGCGTTCTGTACACGCGGATCATGGGCATCAAAGGTGATGATGTTGTCTACGCCCATACGAACCAGTTCCTGCAGTGCGAGGGCACAGTCCAGGGACTCACGGCCGTTACGCTTGTGCTGACGGCTTTCGTAAAGGAATGGCATAATAACGTTGATACGTCTTGCTTTTCCTCCGATTGCGGCAATTACACGCTTTAAGTTCTGGAAATGGTCATCCGGAGACATATAATTTTTATTGCCGGTAAGAGAATAGCGTACGCTGTAATTGCACACATCTACCAGAAGATACATATCCATACCGCGGACAGATTCTTTGATGATACCCTTGGCTTCACCGGAACCAAAACGTGGGACATCTGCATCAATCAGATAGGTGTCTCTTGTGTATCCGGAAAAAGCAATATCCTGTGTGTGCTCCGGAGCATCCTCTTTTCGCCATTTGATGATATAGTCATTGACTTTGGCGCCCATATCCTGGCAGCCAACGAGGGGAATCATCCCCAAGGATCCTACTGGAATGTTGTCTAAGGTTCTTTCTGTTCGACGTAACATTATGCGTCCTCCCTGTTCATTAATCTTTTCTTTATTCTTATATCATCTCCAACGAGTCTCAGCATCGTATAACTGCTGGTGATTCGGGAGAATGTTCGCTCGGTATAAAGATCTGCAAGTGTGTCCAGAGTGATGTTGGTAGAGATCACGGTAGATTTTTTTGAGAGCAGTCTTTCGTTGATACAGGAGAAAAAAGTAGAGGTGATAAAACTGTTGGTCATCTCCGTACCAAGGTCATCTATAATCAGTAAATCGCAATCGCGAATATATTCATAAATTGCACGGGCATCCGTATCGTCTTTGTGGAAAGTGATTCGCTCGAAGACTGAGAAAAAGTCGGGAGAGGAAAAGTACAGAACAGAATAGCCCTGATCCATCAGTTCCTTGGCGATACAGTGTGTCAGAAAGCTCTTCCCGATTCCTACATCCCCATAAAGAAGCAGGTTGGGAGAAGAACCGGAAAAATCAGTTACAAATCCCTGACAGGTCTTCCGTGCATCCAACATAATGGCACGTGAAGAACGGTTGGTCTTGGGATCTATAAAACTGTCAGAATAATAATTCAGATTGAAGGTAGAAAAATTCTCCTGTGTCAGAACAGACGTTAAATTGGACTGTTGATACAAGGTCTCTATCATCATCTTCTTCAAACAATGGCAAGGCTGGTTGCCAATATAACCGGTATCTTTGCAGTCTTTGCAGACATAGACCGGTTCCAGATAATCTTCGGGAAAACCACCGGCTGTTAAAAGGCGTTCCTTTTGTTTGCTCAGAGAATCAAGCGTAGCATGAAGAGAACCGGTAGAAGATTCTTCCCCGCTTAAGAGTCTGCGACCGTATTGTACGGAGACAGAGGATATTTCATCTTCAACGTGTTTGTATTCCGGTACTTTTCGAATGACTTCCTGATAGCGGGAAGTCTGAATGTCGTGGCTTACAAACTGACGCTTTTCATAGATGCGCATGATTGCCTGATACTGTGATGGTTGCAGTCCCAAAATGTCAAATCCTTTCGAATGGTAAAACATGAAGTTAAATATTAAAATCATTGAATCATCGAGTCTGATGAATCTTTGAATCTTTTCAGTTTGTTTTCAGTAACTGAGCTTCCAGAGAATCCATGTCGTAAGCGCGACGCTCAAAGTTGTTCAGGTTCTTGGAAGCAGCGGAAACTGCTTTGGAAGCCTTCTTCTCTGAACGGGCTTTCTGGAAAGCCTGATCTAACGGAGCGATATCCTGTAAATGTCTGACTCCGCTTTTGGACCATTTGGAAAGAATACGATCTGCGTATTCGAAACTGGGCTGATGGATTCCGGCGATGGTTCGATCGCAGGCTTCTTTGATAATATCCAGTGTAAATCCATATTCTCCGGTCCATTTCTCGATATAAGCAACCTCAGAAGCGGCCGGTGCACGGCCTTTGATTCCAAATGCGTTAAGAACGGTGTAGCAGTTCTTGTTGTAGCTGGAGGAGTACATCCTTGCTTCTTCAATCGTTGTGATCTTGGCCTCAGACCAGGAAAGCGCTACCTTTTGTATGTAATGAATGCTTTTATGACCGTTTTCGACACAGGATGCCAAAAGATAATCAATGATATCGGCTGACAATCCCAGCTCTTTATAGAAATAAGTAATCGTCTCAATCTCTGTTGCGGTCAGGGTCTTTCCGAGATACTGTTCCGCTATAATGTAGAGATTTTTCAGTTCCCGCTGTGTCCGGAACGAATTCAGAGGAATCGCTTTGGAACTTCCGGCGGGCTTGTCCGTTGTCGGAACGGCTTCCGGTGCGGAAGCTGTTGACGGAACAACCGGAGTTGCTAAGGAACCGGCCGGAACTGCCGGGCTGACAGGAGAACAGATGCGATCCTGCGCGTTCATGCCGGTCGCAGATGCGGTCTTTTGGAGACAGATGCCGGTAATATTGCCCTCTGCGTCAGAATCCAGAGACAGAAGTCCGTGGGATTCCCAGTAGCGGAATGCGCGGATGATATCGTTCTCTGTATTGTTCAGGCAGTCGGCGATCCGGCTGATCGACATATCAAAACAGGAATCGTCAAGATGGCGCAGCAAAAAAAGATAAACTTTTACAAATTCGCCATTGGCCTCCGTCATATAATGGTCGATGAACTCGTTGGAGATCATCGTTGCGTTATTCTGAAATTTATTTCTGATCGTTAATTTTTTCATGAAATGCCACCCTCTATATTTTATGTGTAAAAGTATTATAGCATTGGCGAGGATGGATAATAAAGAGGGAATTGTCCGCCTCTTTAGGGTTTTTTGTAGATAACTTTGTGTGGAAACTGTGGATAACTTTTAGTGAAGCAGGTCTTCGCCCACATTTACAACGTCTCCGGCTCCCATAGTTATCAACAGATCCCCGTGGATACATTTTTCGCGAAGGAAATCTTCGATGGCTTCAAAGCTCGGAAGATAGGTGGCGTCTGCCCCTAGCTTTTTGATTTCTTCTGCCAGTCCTTCGGAAGAGACTCCGAGGTCATCGGTTTCTCTTGCAGCGTAGATATCCGCCAGAACCACATGATCCGCATGGGATAATGCCTCGGCAAATTCACGGAAGAATGCCTTGGTGCGGGTGTAGGTATGAGGCTGGAATACACACCACAGAGTGTTATGCGGGTAATTCTGTGCAGCTTTTAAGGTAGCAGCGATTTCTGTCGGATGATGTGCATAATCATCAATGACAGTGACACCCTGGAAGGTACCTTTATATTCGAATCGTCGGTCTGTTCCGTGGAAGGACAGAAGACCGGCTTTGATGATATCCATGGAAATACCTAAAAGCTCTGCAGTTGCAATGGAAGCCAGGGCATTGGATACGTTGTGGTTGCCGGGAACAGCCAGTACGATATGGTCTGTGACGGTTCCGTGCTTGATCAAATCAAAAGATACGGCACCCTTTTCATCAAAAGTGATGTTGGATGCGCCGTAATCCGCATCGTGGTGAAGACCGTAGGTGACAACGTTACAGGAAAGTCCTTCGTAGATTTGCGAATAGTTGTCGATATCGGAATTGATCACCAGAGTTCCGTCAGAAGGCAAAAGCGCTGCAAACTGATGGAAAGAATGACGGATATCTTCCAGATCTTTAAAGAAATCCAGATGATCCTCTTCTATATTTAAAATGACGCTGATCTTCGGGAAAAAGTGAAGAAAGCTGTTGGTGTATTCACAGGCTTCTGTGATGAAAGTCTGTGAATGTCCCACACGGATATTTCCTCCGATGGCCTGAAGAATGCCACCTACGGAAATGGTTGGATCCTCATCGCCTTCCAGAAGGATATGAGAGATCATAGAAGTGGTGGTCGTCTTTCCGTGGGTTCCGGAAACTGCGATCGGTGTCTTATAGTTGGTCATGAGCTGTCCGAGAAGTTCAGCTCTTGACAACATCGGAATCTTTCGGGAGACGGCCTCCATCAGTTCCGGGTTTGTTTTATGGATGGCTGCGGTGTAAACCACAACGTCAATATCGTCGGAAATATTTTCTGCACGTTGTCCGTAAGAAATCAGGGCACCTTTCTGCGCTAACTGCTTGGTCAACGGAGACTCTTTCATATCAGAACCGGAGATGGCAAATCCCTCTTCCAGCAGAATCTCTGCCAGTCCGCTCATGCTGATTCCGCCGATTCCGATGAAATGAATGTGGATGGGTTTCTGAAAATCTATCTTGTACATGATACAAGTTCCTTCCTTTTAAAATTATAGTCATATTTTAGAACGCTTTCCTATATATTATAACTAGATATGGGAAAAAAACCAAGTGCCACTTTATTGTATTATTTAAACAAAAGATGTAAAAAAACGGTGGTTTTTTTGTAAAATATGTTTATTATGATGGAAAGTATGATATAATAAATGCACTAACTAGAAATGAGGTGACGACATGATGAAAAAGGAAATGATTGCCATGCTTCTGGCAGGTGGACAAGGCAGTCGCCTGGGAGTACTGACGGCGAAAGTAGCAAAACCGGCAGTTGCATTTGGCGGCAAGTATCGTATCATTGATTTTCCGCTCAGCAACTGTATTAATTCAGGTGTTGACACCGTGGGCGTTCTGACGCAATATCAACCGCTTCGTCTGAACAGCCATATCGGAATCGGAATTCCGTGGGATCTGGATCGCAATGTAGGTGGAGTTTCCATTTTACCGCCCTATGAAAAGAGTGGGAACAGTGAGTGGTATACCGGAACAGCCAATGCGATTTACCAGAATCTGAATTACATAGAGACCTTTCATCCGGACTATGTACTGATCCTGTCCGGAGATCATATTTATAAAATGGATTATGAAGTGATGCTGGATTTCCACAAGGCGAATCAGGCGGATGTGACCATTGCGGCGATGCCGGTTCCGATTGAAGAGGCCAGCCGTTTTGGAATCGTTGTGACGGATGATGCACATCAGATCAAAGAATTTGAGGAAAAACCGGAGCATCCGAGCAGCAATCTTGCTTCTATGGGAATTTACATTTTCAGTTGGCCGGTATTAAAGCAGGCACTTCTGGATCTCTCCAAACAGGAGAACTGTGATTTCGGAAAGCATATCATCCCGTACTGTCACGGACAGGACAAGCGAATGTTCGCTTATGAATACAATGGCTACTGGAAAGATGTGGGAACCTTAAGTTCTTACTGGGAAGCCAATATGGAACTGATCGATATCATTCCGGAATTTAATCTTTATGAAGAATTCTGGAAGATTTACACCAATGCTGCCTCTCTTCCGCCGCAGTACATTTCCGGACAGGCTATGGTAGAACGAAGCCTGATCAGCAATGGCTGTGAGATCTACGGAGAAGTTCGCAATTCTGTGATCGGAGCAGGGGTGACGATTGAAGAGGGCGCGGTTGTCAGAGATTCCATTCTCATGCAGGGCGTGACCATCGGAAAAGGATGTGTGGTAGACAAGGCGATTATCGCGGAGGATACGAAGGTCGGAGATCATGTAACGATCGGTATCGGAGGCGAAATTCCAAATAAAGAAAAACCGGATATTTATAATCATGGTCTGGTTACGATCGGAGAAAATTCCGTGATTCCATCGGGAGTACAGATCGGCAAGAATACTGCCATCAGTGGCGTGACAACACCGGAAGATTACAAGGACGGAGTTCTTGGAGGCGGAGAAACATTGATAAAGGCAGGTGAAAGATCATGAGAGCAGTAGGTTTGATCCTTGCTGGAGGAAACAGCAGGAAAATGCAGGAATTGACAGCAAAGAGAGCAGTGGCAGCGATGCCGGTGGCAGGAAGCTACCGTGCGATTGATTTTGCACTGAGTAATATGAGCAATTCTCATATCCAGAAAGTTGCGGTACTGACGCAGTTTAACGCAAGATCACTGAATGAACATCTGAACTCTTCCAAGTGGTGGGATTTCGGAAGAAAGCAGGGAGGACTTTATGTCTTCAGCCCGACCATTACGGCAGACAATGGATACTGGTATCGGGGAACCGCGGATGCGATCTATCAGAATCTGGATTTCCTGAAACGGTGTCATGAGCCTTATGTGATCATTACCTCCGGTGATGCCGTCTACAAGATGGATTACAACAAGGTACTGGAATATCATATCGATAAAAAGGCAGATATTACTGTGGTATGCAAAGATCTTGCACCGGGAGAGGATGCGACCCGTTTCGGTACGGTGCATATGAATGAGAATTTTCGGATTGAAGAGTTTGAAGAGAAACCGATGGTGGCAAATTCCCGCACAATTTCCACCGGAATCTATATTATCCGCAGACGACTTCTGATCGATCTGATCGAGCATTGTGCGGAGGAAGACCGATATGATTTTGTAACCGATATTCTGATTCGCTACAAGAATCTGAAAAAGATATACGGTTATAAAATAGAGAACTATTGGAGCAACATCTCGACAGTGGAGGATTATTACCGAACCAATATGGATTTCCTCAAGCCTGAGACCAGAAACTATTTCTTTAAAGAGTATCCGGAAGTATTTTCCAGGGTCAGTGATCTGCCGCCGGCAAAATACAATCCGGGAGCCGTAGTAAAGAACTGTCTGGTAGGAAGCGGAAGTATCATTAATGGAAATGTTGAGAACTCTGTATTATTTAAGAGAACATTTGTGGGAAATAATTGCGTGATCAAGAACTCGATTATTTTGAATGATGTATATCTTGGCGACAATACTTACATTGAAAACTGCATCGTGGAAAGTCGTGGAACAATCAGAGCAAATACACGCCATGTCGGGGAAAACGGCGTGAAGGTTGTTATCGAAAAGAACGAAAGATACGCCTTATAATAGT
This window of the Mediterraneibacter butyricigenes genome carries:
- a CDS encoding ribose-phosphate pyrophosphokinase, encoding MLRRTERTLDNIPVGSLGMIPLVGCQDMGAKVNDYIIKWRKEDAPEHTQDIAFSGYTRDTYLIDADVPRFGSGEAKGIIKESVRGMDMYLLVDVCNYSVRYSLTGNKNYMSPDDHFQNLKRVIAAIGGKARRINVIMPFLYESRQHKRNGRESLDCALALQELVRMGVDNIITFDAHDPRVQNAIPLSGFETVPSTYQFIKGLLRKYDDLKIDADHMMAISPDEGGTNRAVYLANVLGLDMGMFYKRRDYTKVVNGRNPIVAHEFLGSSVEGKDVIIIDDMISSGESIIEVATELKKRKAKRIFAAATFGLFTNGMKKFDEAYEKGIITGILTTNLVYQTPELLSRPYYINCDMSKYIALIIDTLNHDGSINALLNPNERIQHVLKKYADGEPI
- a CDS encoding ATP-binding protein, with amino-acid sequence MGLQPSQYQAIMRIYEKRQFVSHDIQTSRYQEVIRKVPEYKHVEDEISSVSVQYGRRLLSGEESSTGSLHATLDSLSKQKERLLTAGGFPEDYLEPVYVCKDCKDTGYIGNQPCHCLKKMMIETLYQQSNLTSVLTQENFSTFNLNYYSDSFIDPKTNRSSRAIMLDARKTCQGFVTDFSGSSPNLLLYGDVGIGKSFLTHCIAKELMDQGYSVLYFSSPDFFSVFERITFHKDDTDARAIYEYIRDCDLLIIDDLGTEMTNSFITSTFFSCINERLLSKKSTVISTNITLDTLADLYTERTFSRITSSYTMLRLVGDDIRIKKRLMNREDA
- a CDS encoding DnaD domain protein, with translation MKKLTIRNKFQNNATMISNEFIDHYMTEANGEFVKVYLFLLRHLDDSCFDMSISRIADCLNNTENDIIRAFRYWESHGLLSLDSDAEGNITGICLQKTASATGMNAQDRICSPVSPAVPAGSLATPVVPSTASAPEAVPTTDKPAGSSKAIPLNSFRTQRELKNLYIIAEQYLGKTLTATEIETITYFYKELGLSADIIDYLLASCVENGHKSIHYIQKVALSWSEAKITTIEEARMYSSSYNKNCYTVLNAFGIKGRAPAASEVAYIEKWTGEYGFTLDIIKEACDRTIAGIHQPSFEYADRILSKWSKSGVRHLQDIAPLDQAFQKARSEKKASKAVSAASKNLNNFERRAYDMDSLEAQLLKTN
- the murC gene encoding UDP-N-acetylmuramate--L-alanine ligase, with translation MYKIDFQKPIHIHFIGIGGISMSGLAEILLEEGFAISGSDMKESPLTKQLAQKGALISYGQRAENISDDIDVVVYTAAIHKTNPELMEAVSRKIPMLSRAELLGQLMTNYKTPIAVSGTHGKTTTTSMISHILLEGDEDPTISVGGILQAIGGNIRVGHSQTFITEACEYTNSFLHFFPKISVILNIEEDHLDFFKDLEDIRHSFHQFAALLPSDGTLVINSDIDNYSQIYEGLSCNVVTYGLHHDADYGASNITFDEKGAVSFDLIKHGTVTDHIVLAVPGNHNVSNALASIATAELLGISMDIIKAGLLSFHGTDRRFEYKGTFQGVTVIDDYAHHPTEIAATLKAAQNYPHNTLWCVFQPHTYTRTKAFFREFAEALSHADHVVLADIYAARETDDLGVSSEGLAEEIKKLGADATYLPSFEAIEDFLREKCIHGDLLITMGAGDVVNVGEDLLH
- a CDS encoding glucose-1-phosphate adenylyltransferase, with amino-acid sequence MMKKEMIAMLLAGGQGSRLGVLTAKVAKPAVAFGGKYRIIDFPLSNCINSGVDTVGVLTQYQPLRLNSHIGIGIPWDLDRNVGGVSILPPYEKSGNSEWYTGTANAIYQNLNYIETFHPDYVLILSGDHIYKMDYEVMLDFHKANQADVTIAAMPVPIEEASRFGIVVTDDAHQIKEFEEKPEHPSSNLASMGIYIFSWPVLKQALLDLSKQENCDFGKHIIPYCHGQDKRMFAYEYNGYWKDVGTLSSYWEANMELIDIIPEFNLYEEFWKIYTNAASLPPQYISGQAMVERSLISNGCEIYGEVRNSVIGAGVTIEEGAVVRDSILMQGVTIGKGCVVDKAIIAEDTKVGDHVTIGIGGEIPNKEKPDIYNHGLVTIGENSVIPSGVQIGKNTAISGVTTPEDYKDGVLGGGETLIKAGERS
- the glgD gene encoding glucose-1-phosphate adenylyltransferase subunit GlgD, which translates into the protein MRAVGLILAGGNSRKMQELTAKRAVAAMPVAGSYRAIDFALSNMSNSHIQKVAVLTQFNARSLNEHLNSSKWWDFGRKQGGLYVFSPTITADNGYWYRGTADAIYQNLDFLKRCHEPYVIITSGDAVYKMDYNKVLEYHIDKKADITVVCKDLAPGEDATRFGTVHMNENFRIEEFEEKPMVANSRTISTGIYIIRRRLLIDLIEHCAEEDRYDFVTDILIRYKNLKKIYGYKIENYWSNISTVEDYYRTNMDFLKPETRNYFFKEYPEVFSRVSDLPPAKYNPGAVVKNCLVGSGSIINGNVENSVLFKRTFVGNNCVIKNSIILNDVYLGDNTYIENCIVESRGTIRANTRHVGENGVKVVIEKNERYAL